One stretch of Carassius auratus strain Wakin unplaced genomic scaffold, ASM336829v1 scaf_tig00018252, whole genome shotgun sequence DNA includes these proteins:
- the LOC113076002 gene encoding noggin-3-like: MDNVPYFLATYVLIFSLGFRIEQGMCQHYYLLRPIPSDTLPLVELIEDPDPILDPKERDLNETELRAILGSHFDQNFMSISPPDDKYAGQDDLNESELLKRPTGTMPKEIKSMEFEIQHGKKHKPSKKLRRRLQLWLWSYAFCPVVHTWQDLGNRFWPRYVKVGSCYNKRSCSVPEGMVCKPAKSSHFTVLRWRCQQRKGGLKCAWIQVQYPIISECKCSCPN, encoded by the coding sequence ATGGATAACGTGCCGTATTTTCTGGCTACATACGTGCTCATTTTCTCTCTCGGATTCAGGATAGAACAAGGGATGTGCCAACATTACTACCTCCTCCGTCCCATTCCCAGTGACACTCTGCCTTTAGTGGAACTCATAGAGGACCCGGATCCTATACTGGACCCTAAGGAGCGGGATCTGAACGAGACCGAACTCAGAGCTATTCTAGGCAGTCACTTTGACCAGAACTTCATGTCCATCAGCCCACCGGATGACAAATACGCAGGACAGGATGACCTGAACGAGTCTGAACTTTTAAAGCGTCCCACCGGCACCATGCCTAAAGAAATCAAATCCATGGAGTTTGAGATCCAGCATGGGAAAAAACACAAGCCCAGTAAGAAACTCAGAAGAAGGCTTCAGCTGTGGTTGTGGTCCTATGCCTTCTGCCCAGTGGTGCACACATGGCAGGACCTGGGGAACCGATTCTGGCCCCGCTATGTGAAGGTGGGCAGCTGCTACAATAAAAGGTCTTGTTCAGTTCCAGAAGGGATGGTTTGCAAACCTGCCAAATCCAGCCATTTTACAGTTTTGCGATGGAGGTGCCAGCAGAGAAAGGGTGGGCTCAAATGTGCCTGGATACAAGTCCAGTACCCCATTATATCAGAGTGCAAATGCTCCTGCCCGAACTGA